The following are from one region of the Anabas testudineus chromosome 2, fAnaTes1.2, whole genome shotgun sequence genome:
- the LOC113164235 gene encoding uncharacterized protein LOC113164235 produces MSQEEEYTSKHRPASAASSSSDITAQTIDKDTWIEQTFKAVRTRASTRFARKAKRTSGKSLYKRLQSICKTSCCRRRSKKGSQQHVARLSEVDLSSTSLNLVIEQDDTTEKETRNLTPPACTDSFPPPSQVVEVLIHHSSQKSEVLTNQDKDDLDKSETGGSRTESPQVETLVKSILTEDEKDLDKAGGSTTQSPLHLYVLEKEQHKEEPTSSLSTMSPSSASSSRPTRKRLFKSMKRRWKKRFGKKQRKKLDLSSISLSLVMEQEETTEKEMRNLTPPACTDVFPSQSQVDEVLISHSSQSSEALTTEDKEDLDKTEAGGSTTESPLYPDNLEKERDKEEPTSSLSTKLPSSASSSRLTRKRFFKSMKRGWNKRFGKKQHKKLAANCLEDDIAEEKSVSPKSKHMPNLLKGQEEQDEDFDLHQLFTEPLEDSSAENIEDRVMEIYLPPEGTSEDEEQSDEEAESADEEQLPSSVLSPIIQRFFHCLTEEQWREVSEGVYNNDVKEKLLDMCMDILRFISNSVIAFVLSIHQSAATSDTSDLKKPISSQHLMEFFNCNLQSLVESSFTEAVCEVLGADTPVRISPEFTEAMEAEVLHEVNSVLSVAKQASVDGGSCSTTAPPTSQMSKKRTSEKTLAGAITTMKSFLTGRANAVRRRIVTQKDLEPTVSRKEETTTTTTTTTTTPHRNTKRKQSLWPMWFSRQQRIQPVSLSLQDHVEDDDMNLPTTSGRTTEEKTRKGLWGFICNIFTKDKKTPDNKEEKKGKKKKKSWTKRLRLHF; encoded by the exons ATGTCCCAGGAGGAAGAGTACACTTCCAAACACAGACCGGCTTCTGCTGCTTCATCTTCCTCCGACATCACAGCCCAGACGATCGACAAAGATACCTGGATAGAGCAGACTTTTAAAGCTGTCAGGACACGGGCATCCACTAGATTTGCCAGAAAAGCCAAGAGAACCTCTGGCAAGTCATTATACAAAAGGCTACAGTCAATATGCAAGACAAGCTGCTGCAGAAGGAGGAGCAAGAAGGGCTCACAGCAGCATGTAGCCAGACTTTCTGAAGTGGATCTGAGCTCCACTTCTTTGAATCTGGTTATAGAACAAGACGACACTACAGAGAAGGAGACGAGGAACCTCACACCTCCTGCCTGCACTGACTCATTTCCACCACCCAGTCAGGTGGTTGAGGTGTTGATCCATCACTCTTCTCAAAAGTCCGAGGTCCTGACAAATCAAGACAAAGACGATTTGGACAAGAGTGAGACTGGCGGATCCAGAACTGAAAGTCCCCAGGTGGAAACACTAGTAAAATCTATACTGACTGAAGATGAGAAAGATCTGGACAAGGCTGGAGGATCCACTACTCAAAGCCCTCTTCATCTATATGTGTTGGAGAAAGAGCAACACAAGGAAGAACCAACCTCCAGCCTCTCCACCATGTCGCCATCATCAGCTTCCTCTTCACGACCCACCAGAAAGAGGCTTTTTAAAAGCATGAAGAGAAGATGGAAGAAACGGTTCGGCAAAAAGCAGCGTAAGAAGCTGGATCTGAGCTCCATTTCTCTGAGTCTGGTTATGGAGCAAGAGGAAACTACtgagaaggagatgaggaaCCTCACACCTCCTGCTTGTACTGACGTGTTTCCATCACAAAGTCAAGTAGATGAGGTGTTGATCTCTCACTCCTCTCAGAGTTCCGAGGCCCTGACAACTGAAGACAAAGAAGATTTGGACAAGACTGAGGCTGGAGGATCCACTACTGAAAGTCCTCTTTATCCAGATAATTTGGAGAAAGAGCGAGACAAGGAAGAACCAACCTCCAGCCTCTCCACTAAGTTGCCTTCATCAGCTTCCTCTTCACGCCTCACCAGAAAGAGGTTTTTTAAAAGCATGAAGAGAGGATGGAACAAACGCTTTGGCAAAAAGCAGCATAAAAAGCTTGCTGCAAACTGCCTGGAGGACGACATTGCAGAGGAAAAAAGTGTGTCTCCAAAATCCAAGCACATGCCCAACCTTTTAAAA GGTCAAGAGGAGCAGGATGAGGATTTTGATCTACATCAACTATTTACTGAGCCACTTGAAGATTCTTCTGCAGAAAACATCGAAGACCGCGTCATGGAAATATATTTACCTCCAGAAGGAACCTCAGAAGATGAGGAACAAAGTGATGAGGAAGCTGAATCAGCAGATGAAGAGCAACTTCCTTCCAGTGTCCTTTCTCCCATAATCCAGAGATTTTTCCACTGCCTCACTGAAGA ACAGTGGAGGGAAGTAAGTGAAGGGGTGTACAATAATGATGTGAAGGAGAAACTGCTTGACATGTGCATGGACATCCTGAGGTTCATCTCAAACTCAGTCATCGCATTCGTCCTGTCAATCCATCAGTCAGCTGCCACATCTGACACCTCTGATCTTAAGAAGCCCATTTCCTCACAGCACCTGATGGAGTTTTTCAACTGCAACCTCCAAAGTTTGGTGGAAAGCTCCTTTACTGAGGCTGTTTGTGAGGTCCTCGGTGCAGACACCCCTGTAAGGATCTCACCTGAATTTACAGAGGCAATGGAGGCTGAGGTACTGCACGAGGTCAACTCTGTACTATCAGTCGCCAAACAAGCCTCAGTGGATGGTGGATCCTGCAGCACCACTGCACCTCCCACATCCCAGATGTcaaaaaaaagaacatcagAGAAGACACTGGCAGGAGCTATTACAACGATGAAATCCTTCCTCACTGGACGAGCTAATGCAGTGAGGAGAAGGATTGTGACACAGAAAGATTTGGAACCGACCGTCAGCAGAaaggaagaaacaacaacaacaacaacaacaacaacaacaacgccACATAGAAACACCAAGAGGAAGCAGTCATTGTGGCCGATGTGGTTCAGTAGACAACAGAGGATCCAACCAGTCTCACTGAGTCTCCAAGACCATGTGGAGGATGACGACATGAACCTACCTACCACCTCTGGGAGGACCACAGAGGAAAAGACCAGGAAAGGCTTGTGGGGTTTCATCTGCAACATTTTCACAAAG GACAAGAAAACACCGGACaacaaggaggagaagaaggggaagaagaagaagaagtcgtGGACCAAGAGGTTACGTCTGCATTTCTGA